The Mustelus asterias chromosome 25, sMusAst1.hap1.1, whole genome shotgun sequence region TCTGATTTTGACCTCAGCTCCACTATCCTGTCTACACctgaacctttgactcccttgttagtgaaGAATTTATCTATTTCTACCTGAAAGATGTTACTGACACAGCCTCCACAGACACACAACCCTCAAAGAATTTTCATCTCCGCCGTCTTAAACGGGAGACCCCTCATTTTTAATCTGTGAACCCTgcattccagtctctcccacaaggggagacatcctcccagcatccaccctgtcaagaccctcaggatcttatttcaataagatcacctctcaaccttctgaactccaatcaaTATAGACCCCTCACCTGATACCCTtcccattccgggaatcagtcaagcaaatcttctctgaactgcgaaCGTTTATATCCttgctcaaataaggagaccaaaactatagtCTCAGCAAGACCCTGTAGAGCTGTAGTAAAACTTCTCcacctttatattccattcccctttgcaataaacatGAACATTTCATTTCCTTCCTAatcgcttgctgtacctgcagaccgagctttttgtgattcacatgccaggacacccaggtccctctgtacctcagttctgcaatctctctccgttTAAATAACAAGCTGCTTTTCTCTTCTTCCTGACCAGAAtaatctcctcctgcttctatttgttATGTTCTTGGGACAGGAGTCCCACACACAGCAAGTTGTTAGGACCTAGAACACACTGCTGGAGAGGTTGGTGGGAGCAAAATAAATAGAACGTTTGGTGGTGAATTGGATAAAAACTGAAGGGAAAAGAATTGAGGAActgtggagaaagagcagggaTTAGTTGGAAAGCTCCTTCCAAAGGGCTAGCACAGCCATGATGGgcagaataacctccttctgtgctgtatcaatgatcctatcaactgctgctggcacAGAATCAAAGCAAGGTTAATCAATAAAGATCCAACTCATATACAGTACATTAATAACATTTACAGCTGTCACATGGTCAGTGTACACCGGACTTTGCAATCAGACATTCTACAGAGGTTAAAGATCCAAACTGTGTTATTATTGATACCACAAATGTTTAATTCCAAGCTGTgcagctttaaactttaaatgtatTAATATTTGAAATATTCTTACAATAAATATGCTGTGTTTACATTATACGCACTGTATATACATGGAATACGCCCATGTACACAGCTGGGTAGAACCATATACAGCTTCTCATCTCGAGATAAGCAGCAATGAGACTCCACATTCTATCTTTACAATCTccttcacacattctccctctctcgtcCTTCACACACTCCCCCTTATTCAGTCACACACTGCTTGTAGCTCACTGCCTCACGTTGCCTCTCTCACTCATGCTCCCTATCCAGTTTattcactcacacatgcactctcacttCCACCCTCACTCAATTCTTCTCCATCCACAATCCCCCCTCtccgaccctcactcacactccctcatGCTCTCTCTCATGCCATGAATcttcctctccccccgccccccattcctcacacacctgttctgattctctttctcacacacccactccacACTGCATTCCCAAATCCTACATCTCCTTTCACACAATACGGAAGTCCACCATCTACTTTCACCCTGTGTCCAGGAATTAATTACAAGTGCAGTAACTCATCAGCTGAAACACAAGTGCCACACGGTCCTGGAGCCGTGTAATTCAGGCCTGTGAGTTAGTGTTGTGGGGAGTTTGAAACAGTTTATGTCACGGCACGGCCCGTTAACGGAATGTCCAAAAGAATGTTTCCGCGGCTCCTGGTTTCCACGGTTACATAAGGCCCGACACGCTGGACAAGAGTAGGCCAAGGGAAGACCATGGTGATGCAGTTCAGGAGACAGCGAGACAGTCAGACTAGATGCTGAGGAACTGGACTGGCCCAGTAACAGAACAAAGAGTCAGGATTTCACAGAAGAGGCATCCACCATGGAGGCCCAGTGTTTCCCAGGGAACACGGGAAGAGGAAGCAAGGCCTCAGTCCACTCCTGTCCGCCTTATGGTTTGGGTTCAGCATCCAGTGGCCCGAACCTTCTCTTCAGTGCGTAGAAATCTGCAGGCAGGAACACAGAGGAATGGTTAACAGCTAGTCGCAACTGCACTGGGAGATAAATTGCctcatcatagcatccctacagtgcagaaggaggctattcagcccatcgagtctgcaccgaccacgatcccaccaagGACCTATCCCcaaaacaccacatatttaccctgctaatcctctaatatacacatcccaggacactaagcgtcaatttagcatggccaatcaacctaacctgcacatctttagactgtgggaggaaaccggagcacccggaggaaacccacgcagacaccgggagaatgtgcaaaaaagGACATCAAATGGTTCTCTGTGTGCACAGGATTTCAGACTGGATCAGCTCGCTTGCTGCCAATCAGCTCACTCACAGTTAGGAACACAAGTCCACAgaaataggctattcagcccctcaggtcCTGCTGTATGTTCAATTAGATCATGCTTGCACTGTACCAGACTGTTCCAGCCTTACTGCTACCAAACCAACCCAGTGGTATTTCAGGGGGCAGAGAGGTGTCGAGTTAGACACAAATGATTATCTTAATGCAGAACAGAGAGCGATAATGCCGCACAGCTGGCTTGTTTCCTAGGAATCTGGCTGGAGTCCACCCAGTCACATCAGCTCATGTCAGCCTTATGACTTGTCTCTCCAGGATCCAGGCCTGAATCCTGCCTCCAGAAGCGGCCAATGACAGTTAGACACACTAGGAGGTGCCGGGCTGTAAATGAGCCCTTGGCACAGGCTGACCTCTGAACCTGTGACATTTGCTTCAGCAGGACTCGGTAGGGGAGCTCCATCAGGAACCTTTAGGCAGGTTGAAGGCAGTGGAATTGTTAAGCAGACAGGGTGGGGagccacaggaggaggccattcatctaaTCAAGCTTAGTCTAtcactgtacagggcattggtgaggccgcagctggaatactgtgtgcagtattggtccccttatatgaggaaggatatattggcattggagggagtgcagagaaggttcaccaggttgataccggagatgaggggtttggattatgaggagaggctgaggagattgggtttgtactcgttggagtttagaaggatgaggggggatcttatggagacttataagataatgcgggggctggatagggtggaggcggaggagattctttccacttagtaaggaagttaaaactagaggacacagcctcaaaataaaggggggtcgttttaagacagagttgaggaggaacttcttctcccagagggtggtgaatctctggaattctctgcccactgaggtggtggaggctacctcgctgaatatgtttaaagcgcggatggatggattcctgatcggtaagggaattaagggttatgggaatcaggcgggtaggtggtactgatccacgtcagatcagccatgatcttattgaatggcggggcaggctcgaggggctagatggcctactcctgctcctatttcttatgttcttatcaaggCTGATCTATACCACATTTTCCACCTTTGCCTCCCTTTTCTTCTTGCGCTGAAAACTATTGACTCCAGGAATGCCCCTGTTCCAGGGTtttgtgaaccaaatggattggAGTGGGAGAGTCTCTGTTAGAAAGCTTGATGTtgagagtgaggaggaggaggtggtggtgtggtGGTTCTGAGGTGGGAATTTGGTATGGGAGGATCTGAGGGATCCTTTTCCCCAGGAAGTGACCCGTACCTGTGATGGTGGTTTGCTTTCTCTTGCGGTTCTGAGCTTTGTGatgtgggtttgaatcccgctgcGGATACACGTTCCTCTCCTCAGCCTCAGCTCCCGGTCTCAGTGGGCTCGGGAACTCTCTCTGTGGTGCCCCACGCACGGAGGTCCTGTAGAAATGCGGGACGTCCCGACTCGACAGCGCCTCCCACTGGAAGGCCCCCTGTACAGGTCGCTCCTCTTCAAAGTCAAAGGCCCACCGGTTCTGGGCTGCGGCCAGTCCATTCCTCAGCTCCGCCTGAAGCTCAGCTTGGACCTGCTCCCGATTGACTGGGCCAAAGAGATTGCGACAAACCTTCCTCCCAGGCTTCCTAATCATCATTCGCCACATTTCAATGGAGACAGACTTCCCTTCATCCTGAAAAATCACAAACATAAACCTTCATTCAGATTGAGATTGCAGGGCCATCAGGCACACAGGCTGCTGGACAGTGCCGTGGGGGGACCACTACCAccctgtgcgggggggggggggggccagactGCTGCCAGTCTGTGCCACGGGGCAAGGGCCAGGGTGCTGGATAGTGCTGTGGGGGACGGCCAGACTGCTGCCGGTCTGTGCCAGGGGGGGGGAGCTAGGTTGCCACACTGTGCTGGGGGGGTGGAAGGGTCAGGCTGCCCATCTGTgcccggggagtgggggggggggggggaaaccaggtCTGTGCGGAagcgggaggggggtgcaggctgCCAGTCtgtgctggggaggggagggtgatccAGGAGCATCAGGCTTTCTGAATGATATAGTCAAGGTTTTTTcttccatgggacatgggtgtcactggctggccagcatttattgcccatcccgagtcacccttgttcagagggcagttgagagtcaaccacattgctgtggttgggACAGTACGAACACAGAGCGGATGCCGAGAGCCTGGTTCTGGTGAGAAATTACGTCAATGCTAATCCACCCGCAGGATACTGGACTGAGCTTTCATTCtggggcaaaaacagaaaatgctggaaaatctcagcgggtctgacagcctcCGTGGAGAGGGAATTGAGCCAACGCtccgagtccggatgacccttcgtcagagctgatttAGATTTGGTCAGTTTACATTCGATTAGAAAATCGGTGAGCAGGAATTCCGAATCAAAGCTCACCAGCTGGCCGTGTGATAACAAACACAAGATTTCACTTTCAACCCAACAACAGCCGGTGGATAAAGAAAAAGAAACTAAGAGGAAAGTGAAAGAGAGAAACTGAAAATGGAACTGAAAAGGGGAAGAGCGGGGAGGTGGAGGGgttgggtcggggggggtggggggggggggttgggtcggggaggggtggggggggggtgggggggggggaggagagacgggcACAGACAGGCAAGCAGAGAAAATGCAAGAACTAGGAAAACAGTAGGAAGTACAGAGCCAGCGGGAGAGACTGAAAAAGAATCCAGGAGAGTGAGACGGTGACAGACAGACAAAGAGAAAGAattgatagagacactgactaaCAGTTATATAGGAAAATGCACACAGGAAGATGCACACGCACCGACTAAGAGGTTACtgcatttaagtttaaagtttatttattaatgtcacaagcaggcttacattaacactgcaatgaagttactgtgaaaatcccctagtcgctacactccagcgcctgtgtgggtacacagagggagaatttagcatggctgttacacctaaccagtacgtctttcggactgtgaggggaaaccggagcactcggaggagacccacacagtcacggggagaacgagaatcaaagccgggtccctggcgctgtgagggagcagtgccaccATGG contains the following coding sequences:
- the LOC144511923 gene encoding cyclin-dependent kinase inhibitor 1-like; protein product: MDEGKSVSIEMWRMMIRKPGRKVCRNLFGPVNREQVQAELQAELRNGLAAAQNRWAFDFEEERPVQGAFQWEALSSRDVPHFYRTSVRGAPQREFPSPLRPGAEAEERNVYPQRDSNPHHKAQNRKRKQTTITDFYALKRRFGPLDAEPKP